The following are encoded together in the Equus quagga isolate Etosha38 chromosome 1, UCLA_HA_Equagga_1.0, whole genome shotgun sequence genome:
- the DAB2IP gene encoding disabled homolog 2-interacting protein isoform X7, with amino-acid sequence MSVRSHLMPRLKESRSHESLLSPSSAVEALDLSMEEEVVIKPVHSSILGQDYCFEVTTSSGSKCFSCRSAAERDKWMENLRRAVHPNKDNSRRVEHILKLWVIEAKDLPAKKKYLCELCLDDVLYARTTGKLKTDNVFWGEHFEFHNLPPLRTVTVHLYRETDKKKKKERNSYLGLVSLPAASVAGRQFVEKWYPVVTPNPKGGKGPGPMIRIKARYQTITILPMEMYKEFAEHITNHYLGLCAALEPILSAKTKEEMASALVHILQSTGKVKDFLTDLMMSEVDRCGDNEHLIFRENTLATKAIEEYLKLVGQKYLQDALGEFIKALYESDENCEVDPSKCSAADLPEHQGNLKMCCELAFCKIINSYCVFPRELKEVFASWRQECSSRGRPDISERLISASLFLRFLCPAIMSPSLFNLLQEYPDDRTARTLTLIAKVTQNLANFAKFGSKEEYMSFMNQFLEHEWTNMQRFLLEISNPETISNTAGFEGYIDLGRELSSLHSLLWEAVSQLEQSIVSKLGPLPRILRDVHTALSTPGSGQLTGTNDLASTPGSGSSSISAGLQKMVIENDLSGLIDFTRLPSPTPENKDLFFVTRSSGVQPSPARSSSYSEANEPDLQMANGGKSLSMVDLQDARTLDGEAGSPAGPDALTTDGQTPATQLVAGWPARAAPVSLAGLATVRRAGQTPTTPGTSEGAPGRPQLLAPLSFQNPVYQMAAGLPLSPRGLGDSGSEGHSSLSSHSNSEELAAAAKLGSFSSAAEELGRRPGELARRQMSLTEKAGQPTVPRQNSAGPQRRIDQPPPPPPPPPPAPRGRTPPTLLSTLQYPRPSSGTLASASPDWAGPGARLRQQSSSSKGDSPELKPRAVHKQGPSPVSPNALDRTAAWLLTMNAQLLEDEGLGPDPPHRDRLRSKEELSQAEKDLAVLQDKLRISTKKLEEYETLFKCQEETTQKLVLEYQARLEEGEERLRRQQEDKDIQMKGIISRLMSVEEELKKDHAEMQAAVDSKQKIIDAQEKRIASLDAANARLMSALTQLKERYSMQARNGISPTNPTKLQITENGEFRNSSNC; translated from the exons ATGAGTGTTAG GTCCCATCTGATGCCGAGGCTGAAGGAGTCTCGCTCCCACGAGTCCCTGCTCAGCCCCAGCAGCGCGGTGGAGGCGCTGGACCTCAGCATGGAGGAGGAGGTTGTCATCAAGCCCGTGCACAGCAGCATCCTAGGCCAGGACTACTGCTTCGAG GTGACAACATCATCAGGAAGCAAGTGCTTCTCCTGCCGGTCAGCAGCCGAGCGGGATAAGTGGATGGAGAACCTGCGGCGCGCGGTGCACCCCAACAAG GACAACAGCCGGCGTGTGGAGCACATCCTGAAGCTGTGGGTGATTGAGGCCAAGGACTTGCCAGCCAAGAAGAAGTACCTGTGTGAGCTGTGCCTGGACGATGTGCTCTATGCCCGCACCACGGGCAAGCTCAAGACGGACAATGTCTTCTGGGGCGAGCACTTTGAGTTCCACAACCTGCCACCCCTGCGCACCGTCACCGTCCACCTGTACCGGGAGAccgacaagaagaagaagaaggaacgCAACAGTTACCTGGGCCTGGTGAGCCTGCCTGCTGCCTCGGTGGCTGGGCGGCAGTTCGTGGAGAAGTGGTACCCAGTGGTGACGCCCAACCCCAAGGGCGGCAAGGGCCCCGGTCCCATGATCCGCATCAAGGCACGTTACCAGACCATCACCATCCTGCCCATGGAGATGTACAAGGAGTTTGCCGAGCACATCACCAACCACTACCTGGGGCTCTGTGCAGCCCTCGAGCCCATCCTCAGTGCCAAGACCAAGGAGGAGATGGCGTCGGCCCTGGTGCATATTCTGCAGAGCACAGGCAAGGTGAAG gacTTCCTGACGGACCTGATGATGTCAGAGGTGGACCGTTGTGGGGACAATGAGCATCTCATCTTCCGGGAGAACACGCTGGCCACCAAGGCCATTGAGGAGTACCTTAAGCTGGTGGGCCAGAAGTACCTGCAGGATGCACTAG GTGAGTTCATCAAAGCGCTGTATGAGTCAGATGAGAACTGTGAGGTGGACCCAAGCAAGTGCTCGGCCGCGGACCTCCCGGAGCACCAGGGCAACCTCAAGATGTGCTGCGAGCTGGCCTTCTGCAAGATCATCAACTCCTACTG CGTCTTCCCTCGGGAGCTGAAAGAGGTGTTTGCCTCGTGGCGGCAGGAGTGCAGCAGCCGCGGCCGGCCGGACATCAGCGAGCGGCTCATCAGTGCCTCCCTGTTTCTGCGCTTCCTCTGCCCGGCCATCATGTCACCCTCACTCTTCAACCTGCTGCAGGAGTACCCCGATGACCGCACTGCCCGCACCCTCACCCTCATCGCCAAGGTGACCCAGAACCTGGCCAACTTCGCCAA GTTTGGCAGCAAGGAGGAGTACATGTCGTTCATGAACCAGTTCCTGGAGCATGAGTGGACCAACATGCAGCGCTTCCTGCTGGAGATCTCCAACCCCGAGACCATCTCCAACACGGCAGGCTTTGAGGGCTACATTGACCTGGGCCGTGAGCTCTCCAGCCTGCACTCGCTGCTCTGGGAGGCCGTCAGCCAGCTGGAGCAG AGCATTGTGTCCAAACTGGGGCCTCTGCCTCGAATTCTGAGGGATGTCCACACAGCACTGAGCACCCCGGGCAGTGGGCAGCTCACAGGGACCAACGACCTGGCCTCCACGCCTGGCtctggcagcagcagcatctcagcTGGGCTGCAGAAGATGGTGATCGAGAATGATCTCTCTGG TCTGATAGATTTCACCCGGTTACCGTCTCCAACCCCCGAAAACAAGGACTTGTTTTTTGTCACAAGGTCCTCCGGGGTCCAGCCCTCACCTGCCCGCAGCTCGAGTTATTCGGAAGCCAACGAGCCCGATCTTCAGATGGCCAACGGTGGCAAGAGCCTATCCATGGTGGACCTCCAAGACGCCCGCACGCTGGACGGGGAGGCGGGCTCCCCGGCGGGCCCTGACGCCCTCACCACCGACGGGCAGACACCTGCAACTCAGCTGGTGGCTGGGTGGCCAGCCCGGGCAGCCCCAGTGAGCCTGGCAGGGCTGGCCACCGTCCGGCGGGCAGGCCAGACGCCAACCACGCCGGGTACCTCCGAAGGcgcaccaggccggccccagctgTTGGCACCGCTCTCCTTCCAGAACCCCGTGTACCAGATGGCGGCTGGCCTGCCGCTGTCACCCCGTGGCCTTGGCGACTCAGGCTCTGAGGGTCACAGCTCCCTGAGCTCCCACAGCAACAGTGAGGAGTTGGCGGCTGCTGCCAAGCTGGGAAGTTTCAGCAGTGCCGCCGAGGAGCTTGGGCGGCGGCCTGGGGAGCTGGCACGGCGGCAGATGTCGCTGACTGAAAAGGCCGGGCAGCCCACGGTGCCAAGGCAGAACAGCGCTGGTCCCCAGCGAAGGATCGACCAGCCGCCACCCCCACCGCCTCCACCACCTCCTGCCCCGCGTGGCCGGACGCCACCCACCCTGCTGAGCACCCTGCAGTACCCACGGCCCTCAAGCGGAACCCTGGCATCGGCCTCGCCTGattgggctggccctggagcccGGCTGCGGCAACAGTCCTCCTCCTCCAAGGGCGATAGCCCTGAGCTGAAGCCTCGTGCGGTGCACAAGCAG GGCCCTTCACCTGTGAGCCCCAATGCCCTGGACCGCACGGCTGCTTGGCTTTTGACCATGAATGCGCAGTTGTTAGAAGACGAGGGCCTGGGCCCAGATCCCCCCCACAGGGATAGGCTAAGGAGTAAGGAGGAGCTCAGCCAAGCAGAAAAG GACCTGGCAGTGCTGCAGGACAAGTTGCGAATCTCCACCAAGAAGCTGGAGGAGTATGAGACCCTGTTCAAGTGCCAGGAGGAGACGACGCAGAAGCTGGTGCTGGAGTACCAGGCACGGCTCGAGGAGGGTGAGGAGCGGCTACGGCGGCAGCAGGAAGACAAGGACATCCAGATGAAGGGCATCATCAGCAG
- the DAB2IP gene encoding disabled homolog 2-interacting protein isoform X8 — protein MPRLKESRSHESLLSPSSAVEALDLSMEEEVVIKPVHSSILGQDYCFEVTTSSGSKCFSCRSAAERDKWMENLRRAVHPNKDNSRRVEHILKLWVIEAKDLPAKKKYLCELCLDDVLYARTTGKLKTDNVFWGEHFEFHNLPPLRTVTVHLYRETDKKKKKERNSYLGLVSLPAASVAGRQFVEKWYPVVTPNPKGGKGPGPMIRIKARYQTITILPMEMYKEFAEHITNHYLGLCAALEPILSAKTKEEMASALVHILQSTGKVKDFLTDLMMSEVDRCGDNEHLIFRENTLATKAIEEYLKLVGQKYLQDALGEFIKALYESDENCEVDPSKCSAADLPEHQGNLKMCCELAFCKIINSYCVFPRELKEVFASWRQECSSRGRPDISERLISASLFLRFLCPAIMSPSLFNLLQEYPDDRTARTLTLIAKVTQNLANFAKFGSKEEYMSFMNQFLEHEWTNMQRFLLEISNPETISNTAGFEGYIDLGRELSSLHSLLWEAVSQLEQSIVSKLGPLPRILRDVHTALSTPGSGQLTGTNDLASTPGSGSSSISAGLQKMVIENDLSGLIDFTRLPSPTPENKDLFFVTRSSGVQPSPARSSSYSEANEPDLQMANGGKSLSMVDLQDARTLDGEAGSPAGPDALTTDGQTPATQLVAGWPARAAPVSLAGLATVRRAGQTPTTPGTSEGAPGRPQLLAPLSFQNPVYQMAAGLPLSPRGLGDSGSEGHSSLSSHSNSEELAAAAKLGSFSSAAEELGRRPGELARRQMSLTEKAGQPTVPRQNSAGPQRRIDQPPPPPPPPPPAPRGRTPPTLLSTLQYPRPSSGTLASASPDWAGPGARLRQQSSSSKGDSPELKPRAVHKQGPSPVSPNALDRTAAWLLTMNAQLLEDEGLGPDPPHRDRLRSKEELSQAEKDLAVLQDKLRISTKKLEEYETLFKCQEETTQKLVLEYQARLEEGEERLRRQQEDKDIQMKGIISRLMSVEEELKKDHAEMQAAVDSKQKIIDAQEKRIASLDAANARLMSALTQLKERYSMQARNGISPTNPTKLQITENGEFRNSSNC, from the exons ATGCCGAGGCTGAAGGAGTCTCGCTCCCACGAGTCCCTGCTCAGCCCCAGCAGCGCGGTGGAGGCGCTGGACCTCAGCATGGAGGAGGAGGTTGTCATCAAGCCCGTGCACAGCAGCATCCTAGGCCAGGACTACTGCTTCGAG GTGACAACATCATCAGGAAGCAAGTGCTTCTCCTGCCGGTCAGCAGCCGAGCGGGATAAGTGGATGGAGAACCTGCGGCGCGCGGTGCACCCCAACAAG GACAACAGCCGGCGTGTGGAGCACATCCTGAAGCTGTGGGTGATTGAGGCCAAGGACTTGCCAGCCAAGAAGAAGTACCTGTGTGAGCTGTGCCTGGACGATGTGCTCTATGCCCGCACCACGGGCAAGCTCAAGACGGACAATGTCTTCTGGGGCGAGCACTTTGAGTTCCACAACCTGCCACCCCTGCGCACCGTCACCGTCCACCTGTACCGGGAGAccgacaagaagaagaagaaggaacgCAACAGTTACCTGGGCCTGGTGAGCCTGCCTGCTGCCTCGGTGGCTGGGCGGCAGTTCGTGGAGAAGTGGTACCCAGTGGTGACGCCCAACCCCAAGGGCGGCAAGGGCCCCGGTCCCATGATCCGCATCAAGGCACGTTACCAGACCATCACCATCCTGCCCATGGAGATGTACAAGGAGTTTGCCGAGCACATCACCAACCACTACCTGGGGCTCTGTGCAGCCCTCGAGCCCATCCTCAGTGCCAAGACCAAGGAGGAGATGGCGTCGGCCCTGGTGCATATTCTGCAGAGCACAGGCAAGGTGAAG gacTTCCTGACGGACCTGATGATGTCAGAGGTGGACCGTTGTGGGGACAATGAGCATCTCATCTTCCGGGAGAACACGCTGGCCACCAAGGCCATTGAGGAGTACCTTAAGCTGGTGGGCCAGAAGTACCTGCAGGATGCACTAG GTGAGTTCATCAAAGCGCTGTATGAGTCAGATGAGAACTGTGAGGTGGACCCAAGCAAGTGCTCGGCCGCGGACCTCCCGGAGCACCAGGGCAACCTCAAGATGTGCTGCGAGCTGGCCTTCTGCAAGATCATCAACTCCTACTG CGTCTTCCCTCGGGAGCTGAAAGAGGTGTTTGCCTCGTGGCGGCAGGAGTGCAGCAGCCGCGGCCGGCCGGACATCAGCGAGCGGCTCATCAGTGCCTCCCTGTTTCTGCGCTTCCTCTGCCCGGCCATCATGTCACCCTCACTCTTCAACCTGCTGCAGGAGTACCCCGATGACCGCACTGCCCGCACCCTCACCCTCATCGCCAAGGTGACCCAGAACCTGGCCAACTTCGCCAA GTTTGGCAGCAAGGAGGAGTACATGTCGTTCATGAACCAGTTCCTGGAGCATGAGTGGACCAACATGCAGCGCTTCCTGCTGGAGATCTCCAACCCCGAGACCATCTCCAACACGGCAGGCTTTGAGGGCTACATTGACCTGGGCCGTGAGCTCTCCAGCCTGCACTCGCTGCTCTGGGAGGCCGTCAGCCAGCTGGAGCAG AGCATTGTGTCCAAACTGGGGCCTCTGCCTCGAATTCTGAGGGATGTCCACACAGCACTGAGCACCCCGGGCAGTGGGCAGCTCACAGGGACCAACGACCTGGCCTCCACGCCTGGCtctggcagcagcagcatctcagcTGGGCTGCAGAAGATGGTGATCGAGAATGATCTCTCTGG TCTGATAGATTTCACCCGGTTACCGTCTCCAACCCCCGAAAACAAGGACTTGTTTTTTGTCACAAGGTCCTCCGGGGTCCAGCCCTCACCTGCCCGCAGCTCGAGTTATTCGGAAGCCAACGAGCCCGATCTTCAGATGGCCAACGGTGGCAAGAGCCTATCCATGGTGGACCTCCAAGACGCCCGCACGCTGGACGGGGAGGCGGGCTCCCCGGCGGGCCCTGACGCCCTCACCACCGACGGGCAGACACCTGCAACTCAGCTGGTGGCTGGGTGGCCAGCCCGGGCAGCCCCAGTGAGCCTGGCAGGGCTGGCCACCGTCCGGCGGGCAGGCCAGACGCCAACCACGCCGGGTACCTCCGAAGGcgcaccaggccggccccagctgTTGGCACCGCTCTCCTTCCAGAACCCCGTGTACCAGATGGCGGCTGGCCTGCCGCTGTCACCCCGTGGCCTTGGCGACTCAGGCTCTGAGGGTCACAGCTCCCTGAGCTCCCACAGCAACAGTGAGGAGTTGGCGGCTGCTGCCAAGCTGGGAAGTTTCAGCAGTGCCGCCGAGGAGCTTGGGCGGCGGCCTGGGGAGCTGGCACGGCGGCAGATGTCGCTGACTGAAAAGGCCGGGCAGCCCACGGTGCCAAGGCAGAACAGCGCTGGTCCCCAGCGAAGGATCGACCAGCCGCCACCCCCACCGCCTCCACCACCTCCTGCCCCGCGTGGCCGGACGCCACCCACCCTGCTGAGCACCCTGCAGTACCCACGGCCCTCAAGCGGAACCCTGGCATCGGCCTCGCCTGattgggctggccctggagcccGGCTGCGGCAACAGTCCTCCTCCTCCAAGGGCGATAGCCCTGAGCTGAAGCCTCGTGCGGTGCACAAGCAG GGCCCTTCACCTGTGAGCCCCAATGCCCTGGACCGCACGGCTGCTTGGCTTTTGACCATGAATGCGCAGTTGTTAGAAGACGAGGGCCTGGGCCCAGATCCCCCCCACAGGGATAGGCTAAGGAGTAAGGAGGAGCTCAGCCAAGCAGAAAAG GACCTGGCAGTGCTGCAGGACAAGTTGCGAATCTCCACCAAGAAGCTGGAGGAGTATGAGACCCTGTTCAAGTGCCAGGAGGAGACGACGCAGAAGCTGGTGCTGGAGTACCAGGCACGGCTCGAGGAGGGTGAGGAGCGGCTACGGCGGCAGCAGGAAGACAAGGACATCCAGATGAAGGGCATCATCAGCAG